CGCTTCGGACTGCAGGACATGGGCGCGGGGGACTACCTCCTGCGCCACCGGCGCATCATCGACTGGGCCGATCTTGCCGCCACCGGCATGCGGGAGACCGGTACGGTCACGTTCCGGACGTCCGGGACCACCGGCCAACCCAAGCGCGTCACCCACCGGCTCGAGGATCTCGAGCAGGAGATCGCGGTGCTGGCCGATTTGCTGGCCGATGCGCGTCGCATCGTCTCCCTGGTGCCGGCCCACCACATTTACGGTTTTCTGTTCACGGTGCTGCTGCCCATGCACCGGAACCTGCCCCTGTCCCGGGCGGGCAGCATCTCCGGCATGCCGCCCGCCGATCTGCAGGCCGGCGACTGGCTTATCGGGTTTCCGTTGCGCTGGCGGCAGATGAGCCGCCTGGGGCGTCCACTGCCCGCCGGCGTCTCGGCGGTCACCTCCACCTCGCCCTGCCCGCCGGAGCTGATCCGCGACATGACCGCGCTGGGGCTGGAGCGGATGCTGTCCATCTACGGCTCCACGGAAACCGCCGGCGTCGGCTTCCGCTTCAATGCCGATGAACCGTACACCCTCTTCGACTACTGGCGCTGGGACGGACATGCTCTGGAACGGCGGCGCCCGGTCAGCGGCGCGACTGTCCGCATCGAGCCGGAGGACATCCTGGAGTTCAGCGATGACCGCCGCTTCCGGCCCACGGGGCGCAAGGACGCCGTTGTGCAGGTGGCGGGGCGCAATGTGCGGCCGGCCCATGTCGCAACCCGCATCGCCGGCCACCCGCTGGTGGAGCGCTGCAGCGTGCAACTGGATGACGGCGGCGAGGAACCACGCCTTAGCGCCGCCATCGTGCTGGCTGCGGGCACCGAAGAGACTGCGGCCGAAGCCGCACTGCGTGACTGGGCGGGCAACGAGCTCGCCAGCGCCGAACGGCCGGCGCGCTGGCGCTTCGTCAACGAACTCCACTTCACCACGACGGGCAAACCCCACGGCTGGGAGGCCTCCACTTGAGCACCATCCACATCAGAGGCGAGCCGCTGGACGGCAGCGACATCGAGCGGATCGCCCTGGGCGCAGGCGTGGTGCTGGATGCGGATGTTCTGCGGGCCGCCGAACGGGGACGGCAACAGCTCGATCACCTCATCGACGAGCGCCGGCTGATCTACGGCGTCACCACCGGCTACGGCCCGCTGGCCGGGCGCCATATCGACCCATCCAAGGCCGGCGAACTGCAACGCAACCTCATCTACCACCTGGCCAGCGGCACCGGGCCGGAACTGGAGCGAACCTCCGTGCGCGCCATCATGGCGGTCCGCCTGAACACCCTGGCCCAGGGCCACTCCGCGGTGCGCCCGGAAACGCTGGACCGCCTGGCACAGTGGCTCAACGCCGACCTCGTGCCCATCGTGCCCTGCCGCGGCACCGTAGGTGCCAGCGGTGATCTGACGCCCCTTGCGCACATCGCACTGGCACTGATGGGAGAGGCCGAGGTCTGCGACAACGGAACCCGAAAGCCCTCGGCAACGGCACTGGCCGAGCGAGGCTGGACACCACTGACCCCCGAAGCGAAGGACGCCCTGGCGCTGGTCAACGGCACCGCAGCGATGACCGGCATCGCCGCCCTGAACGGCCAGGCGGCGCTGCGCAGCGTGGACACCGCCCTGCGCTGCACCGTCGCCTATGCCGAATGCCTGCACGGCCGCCTCGAGGCATGGCAGTCAACGCTCGGAGCCGTGCGCCCGCACCCCGGGCAGCAGGAGGCGCACCGCCGGCTGCTGGCATTGTCGGAAGGCAGCGAGCGGCTGATCCCTGCGCAGCCTCAGTACCTGCCCAAGCAAGTGGACGACGCCGCACCGGTGCACGACAGCCACGCCGTACTGCAGGACCCCTACACCATCCGCTGCGCACCCCAACTCTTCGGCGCGATCCTGGATGTCATCGACTTCCACAACACCACCGTCAACCGCGAGATCAACGCAGTCACGGACAACCCCATCTTCGACCCGGACGAGGACGCGGTGCTCCATGGCGGCAACTTCTACGGTCAGCACATCGCATTCGCGGCGGACAGTCTGAGCAACGCAGTCATCAAGCTCGCCGTGCATACCGAGCGCATGATCGCCCGAATTACGGACGAACGACAGAACGGAGGGCTGCCGGCATTCCTGCAGGGCACCGACACGGGGCTGCACAGCGGACTCATGGGCGCCCAGGTATCGGCCTCCGCCATCGTGGCGGAACTGCGCAGCCTTGCGCACCCGGCCTCAATCCAGTCCGTGCCCACCAACGCCAACAACCAGGACGTTGTCACCATGGGCACCATCGCCGCCCGCAAGACTGCCGATGCGCTCGTCCAGTTGCACGAGCTGCAGGCCATCGGCGCGCTGACCATGGCCCAGGGGATGGATCTTCTCGGCAACGACGGCTTCAGCCCGGCGTCGGTTGCACTGCGTGACTGGGTGCGGGAGCTCTCACCACCGATCACCACCGACCGGCCGCTTTACAAGGACATCCACCGCGTCGCGCAGGCGTTGCGGGGTGGTAGCAGGCAAACGCCGATGGCCGAACGCAGGAGCGACGTCAGTCGCGATATCCCAGCCTGACCAGCCTGCGTAGGGCGGACCTTCAGGTCCGCCGTTCCCGCGACTTGGGAACCCCTATGGCCGGATCCGGGCGGCCGAATGATCCGCTGAGACGGTAGATCTGAAGGTCTACCCTACGGAGTGCGTGCTTGGGTGAGCGGTTGTTTGGCGGACCTGAAGGTCCGCCCTACGGTCCTACGCTAAACGCCAATCCTCATGACACCTTCTGGGCCTGGTGCTTGGACTGCACGAAATCCACGAGGGTGCCCACGGTCTCGAAGGTCTCGGCGGTGATGTCGTCATCGTCGACGACGATGCCGAAGCGCTCTTCCATGGCGGCGATCAGCGAGACCACGGCCATGGAGTCAAATTCCGGAACGCCGCCCAGCAGTTCGGTATCCCGGTCGAATTCCAGCGCGCGGCCTTCCAGCGCCAGCGCTTCATCGAGAATGCTTTTGACTTCTTCCTGCGTGGGCATGCGTGAATAGTCCCCTCGACGCTGCGCATTCAGCCACCGGTTCGCAAAGCGCTTCACAGGGCGACACTGTCGCCGATTCAAGACGCGTCCGGATTATCAACGGCGCGCCGGTGAAGATCAACGCGCCGGGTGGGCATGTTACCGTTCCCCCCGCAGGGCAACCCGTCGACCCCGTCGCAAATCAGGAACGTCGACGCCGGTTGCAAGAACGACGGGCAGGACGTGACGGCGCGGTACGCTTGATGATCACACTCTTCCACGACATCCCGCTGGCATCGGCACGGCGCACACCCGATGTCACCGCGCTGGAGACGCGGCGCGGACACTGGTCCTACGCCGAACTGGCGGATTACCTGCTGCGCGCCGGCCGCAGGCTGCACGAGCGCGGGCTGGCCCCGGGCGAGCGCGTCGCGGTGTACCTGGACAAACGCCCGGAAACCGTGGCGGCGCTGTTCGCCGTCACCCTGGCCGGCGGCATCGCAGTGCCCGTCAACCCCGCACTGAAACCCCACCAGGTGGCACATGTGCTCCGGGACTGCAGCGCGCAGGGGCTGATCACTTCCCGGCAGCGCTTGAAACTCCTGCAAGACGGTGACGCCATCCCGGAGAGCGTCGCCGACCAACTCACGATTGCCGTCGACTGTGAGACGGCCGGCTGGCAGGCACTCACCGACACGCCGCCAACGGCGCCCCTGCCCCGCCGCGTGGAGACTGACCCGGCGCTGATCCTCTACACCTCCGGCAGCACCGGCCCGCCCAAGGGCGTGGTGCTGAGCCACCGCAACCTGGTGGCCGGCGTGGAGAGCGTGGTGGCGTACCTGGCCAATACCGCCGATGACCGGATCCTGGCCGCCCTGCCGCTGAGTTTCGACTACGGCCTGAACCAGGTCACCACCGCCCTGTACGCCGGCGGCACGGCGTTCCTGTACGACTACCTGTGGCCGAAGGAGCTGCTGCGGGTGATGGAGGAAGCGCGCATCACCGGCCTCGCCGGCGTGCCGCCGCTGTGGAACCAGCTCGTACAGAGCAAGTGGCCCGCCGGTATCGCGGCACATCTGCGTTACATCACCAACTCCGGCGGCAAACTCCCCCGCACCACGCTGGACCGGCTGCGCAGCACGCTGCCGGAGACCCGCGTGTTCCTGATGTACGGGCTCACCGAGGCGTTCCGCTCCACCTACCTGCCGCCGGAGGAACTGGACCGCCGGCCGGATTCCATGGGCCAGCCCATCCCCAATGCCCGCATCCAGGTCGTACACCCGGACGGCGCCCTCTGTGGCCCGGGCGAAACCGGCGAGCTGGTACACGGGGGCCCGCTGGTGGCCCTGGGCTACTGGAATGCCCCGGAACGCACCGCCCAGCGGTTCCGTCCCGCACCGGCACCTGCGCCCGAACTGCCGCTGGAGCAAACCGCCGTGTGGTCCGGGGATCTCGTGCAACAGGACGAAGACGGCTTCCTCTATTTCATGGGCCGCCGGGACGACATGATCAAGAGCTCCGGCTACCGCATCAGCCCCACGGAAGTCGAGGAAATCCTCCACGGGACCGGCCTGGTGGAGGATGCCGCCGTGGTGGGCGTCCCGCACCCGGTTCTCGGTGAAGGCATCCTCGCCATCACCACGGGCACTGACGACATCAACGCCCTGCGCAAGGCCTGCCAGAAGGAGCTGCCGGCCTTCATGGTGCCCGGCGATTTCGTACCCGTGGAGGGCTCCCTGCCCCGCGGCCCCAATGGCAAAATCGATCGAGCCGCGCTGCGCCAGCGCCACATCCACCACTTCACAGCGGAAAGCGCCTGAACCATGGCCAGTCAGCCCGATACCGCGCGCATTCCCCCGGCGTTCGCCAGTACCGACGCGGTGCTGCACATCGGCGGCCGGAGCGTTGAAGCGCTCGCGGAGCGCCACGGTACCCCGCTCTACGCCTACGACGGCGCCGTGATCGCGGATCGGCTGGACCAGCTGCGCCATCACCTGCCGGAACGAGCGCGGCTGACCTACGCCATCAAGGCCAACCCCATGCCGGAGCTGCTCGCCTGGCTCACGCCGCGAGTGGAAGGCCTGGACGTGGCCTCCGGAGGCGAGATTGAACGGGCTCTCGCCGCGGGCGCCGCCCCTGCGGACATCTCCTTCGCCGGTCCCGGCAAGACCAGAGACGAAATCGCCCGGGCCATCGAGGCGGGCATCACCATCGGCCTGGAATCCCGAACCCAACTGGACACCGTTGCGGAGCTGGCCGCAAAAGCCGGGAGTCCCCCACGCGTGTGCCTGCGCCTGAACCCGGATTTCCAGGTCAAAGGCTCCGGCATGCGCATGGGCGGCGGTGCGCAGCCCTTCGGTGTGGACACCGAGCGGGCGCCGGAACTGCTCCGGGCCATCCACGACCAAGGCCTGGAACTCGCCGGGCTGCACATCTTCGCCGGCTCCCAGAACCTGAACGCCGAGGTCATCGCCGAGGCTCAGCAGCGGAGCATGGACCTGGCCCTGGAGCTGTTGCGCGACGCCCCGCGGGCACCGGAATTCATCAACCTGGGGGGCGGGTTCGGCATCCCCTATTTCCCGGGCGACAAGCCGCTGGACCTGGCCGCCGTTGCCGGGCGACTGCACAGCCTGGATCAGAAACTCGCCGCCGCCCTGCCGGGCACCCACATGGTCATCGAACTGGGCCGGTATATCGTTGGCGAGGCAGGCGTCTACGTCACCCGGATCGTGGATCGCAAGATTTCCCGCGGGCACACCTACCTCATCACCGACGGTGGCATGAATCACCACCTGGCGGCTTCCGGCAACCTGGGTCAGGTGCTGCGCAAGAACTACCCCGTGGCCATTGCCAACCGGCTGCGGGAGCCGGAGGCGGAGCCCGTTACCGTGAGCGGGCCCCTGTGCACGCCGCTGGACGTGCTCGCGGACCGGATCGCGTTGCCGCATGCGGAGGTGGGGGATCTGGTGGCGGTGTTTCAGTCCGGAGCGTACGGGCTCAGCGCCAGTCCGGTGGGTTTTCTCGGGCATCCGGCGCCGGAGGAGGTGTTTCTGCCGGGTGAGGGGCGTCCGGAACCGGTTGATCGCGGCTGAAGCCGCTCCCACGGCGGGCACGGCCCGGGCGTGGGGTGCACCTTGATGCACCGAAAACCGGCTCGATGCACCTTCCCCCGACACGTCGGCCGAGGCGGGTTTCCGGAGGCCATTGGCGGTGCATCAGGACGCCCCCTGATCCATTTCGCGCTTGCCCAAACCGGCCGATGGCGGCAGGCTCGGGAACATCCGTGCTGAAACAAGGACACCCGGCGCAACGTGTCTCACCGCTTCTACTACTATCTGGCACTCGCTGTCGTCGCCGGCATCGTCCCGCTGTTCTTCATTGATCTCGGGCCGTACCGGCGCATTTTCGCGCCGGAGGTGCACGCCTTCGGTCATCTCTTTTTCTTCGCCGTCCTGGCCTGGGTGGGGCTGCAACTGCCGCCGGTGCGCCGATACTCATACGCGGTGCGTGCGGCCATCGTGCTTGTGGGCGCGTTTGTGCTGGGCGGCATGATCGAGCTGATCCAGCCCTATTTCGGGCGCTCCGCCGCCTTCAGGGACGTCTGGCAGAACGTGCTCGGTGCGTCCATCACCGTGGCGCTGGCCGCGCCCGGCGGGGCGCCGCGGCGCATCCTGGTCACCGTCGTGGCCATTGTCCTGTTCCTGGAGATGCGCAACCCCGTGATCTCCCTGTGGGACCGGGGCGTTGCCCGCATCCAGTTCCCCGTGCTCTCGGATTTCAGCACCGCCTTCGAAGACCGCCGCTGGTCCTCCGGCCAGACGGATGCCCGCATCGCTCGCGTCGGCGAGCGCTCCCTACGGGTCCCCCTCAAACCCTCCCGCTACGCCGGCACCACCATGCGGCGCTCCTTCGGTAACTGGAGCGGCTACAAGACCCTGGAGTTCAGCATCTACGTCCCGGACGGCTCCCTCGCCATCACCGTCTCCATCCGCGACCATGAGCACTTCGACCGCGGGGGCGCCTACGTCGACCGTTTCAACCGCCGCTTCCTGCTGCAGCCCGGGTGGAACGATATCACCATCCCCGTCGCCGACATCCGGGATGCACCGGCAGAGCGGCAGCAGGATGTCAGCGACATCGCCGAGTTCGCGATCTTCACCTCCAACCTGGAAGAGGAGAAGACGTTCTACCTGGATCGAGTGCAGTTGCGGGAGTGAGGGCAGGTGGGTCGCGGCTTGCGCCGCTCCTACGGCCGCGGGATCCAGCCCCGTAAGAGCGGCGCAAGCCGCGACCCCTGGAACCCGTTCACAGAACCCGGCATACCCCCTGGCACCAAACGGCGACAGTGTGCACACTTGCATCGCCTGACCGTAAGGTCGCGTAGTCGTGTCGGCGAGTGCGGACGGTGCATCAAGATGCACCCTACGGCGGCGTGGCCTGTAGGGCGGACCTTCAGGTCCGCCGACCGGGCCTTGATGAGATTGTAGGGTGCATCTTGATGCACCGCCTACCACCACCCACAAACAGCACGGCCCAAACAACAACGGCCACATTATCGGCCTCTGGACCAGACACCATGTACGAGGAGTTCTACAACCTCACCGGCAAACCCTTCCAGCTCAGCCCCGATCCGTCCTTCTTCTTCGGCAGCCGTGGCCACAAGCGGGCCATGGCCTATCTGGAGTACGGGGTCGAGCAGGCTGAAGGGTTCATCGTCATTACCGGTGAGGTGGGTGCCGGCAAGACCACCCTCGTCCGCAACCTCTTCGAAGGCCTGAACCGCAATGAGGTCATCGCGGCGCAGCTCGTCAGCACCCAACTGGAAGCCGACGACATGCTGCGCGCCGTGTGTTCCGCCTTCGGCCTGGAGTTTCGCGGCAACAAGGCCGAACGCCTGCTGGCACTGGAGTCCTTCCTGCTGGAGTGCCAGCGCAAGGGCAAGCGCTGCCTGCTGGTGGTGGACGAAGCCCAGAACCTGCCCCCCGCCGCCGTGGAAGAGCTGCGCATGCTCTCCAACTTCCAGACCTCCAGCGGCTCGCTGCTGCAGAGCTTCCTGGTGGGCCAGCCGGAATTCCGCAGCACCCTGCAGAGCCCGTCCATGCGGCAATTGCGCCAGCGTGTCATCGCGACGTATCACCTCGGCCCGCTGGACGAGGAAGAGACCCGCGACTACATCAAGCACCGGCTGCAGCGGGTTGGCTGGCAGAACGATCCGGAGTTCAGCAACGAGGCCTTCGAGGCCCTGCACGAATACGCCGGCGGCGTGCCGCGGCGGATCAACACCGTCTGCGATCGCCTGCTGCTCATGGCATTCCTCGAGGAACTCCACTTCATCGACAGCGATACGGTACAGGAGGTCATCAACGAACTGGATCAGGATTTCGGCGTCCGCGGAGACGAAGACGACACCGCCCTTCAAACAACCGTCAACGAAGGCGGCCAGGGCAGCAGCGGCGTCATGGATGACGAGACCGCATCCAATATCCACGCCCGCATCGAGAAACTCGGGGCACGAGTTTCCCGCCTGGAACGCTACGTGGTGTACACCTCGAAGCTTTCGCGCCAGATCCTGACGCACGTCAACAAGAAAAAAACGGATTGATCCCGAAGAACCGCTAAGAAAGAACCGTCTTTGCGAAGATCTTCCCAATCAACGGGTTGCGCTCGGTGGCACCGGGCCGGATCGGTCCTTGAACGGTTGATTCACCCGTACTGTGAACTCCGTCACACGCATTGTGCGACGGCCGGCACATCGTCGGTCCGGGCAAGTGCATAGCATCACACCCATCGAGATTCCTCGTGACGATGACACGGTCAGGAGCATGTCGTGCTGAAGCACTACAGCAATGGAAAAACTTTGCCCATGAATCGGCGGCTGCTTGCCCTGCTGGTTCTGGCACTGGCCGTTCTCCTCGCAGGCTGCATCGAGGATTCGGATTCCAGCGACTCGGAGAGCCTGATCGGCGACGGCTCCGGCAACGGCACCGATACCAGCGGCGAGGTGACCCTCTCCTGGGAACCGCCGGCCACCCGTGAAGACGGCGAAGAGTTCTCCCCCAGCGAGGTGGATCGGTACATCGTGCAGTACCGCTCCGAGGACGGCGAGTTCCAGACCGTCGACTCCCCCCCTGAAATCCGTGATACCAGCGTGGCCATCAATACACTGACCCCCGGGGAAAAGTACTATTTCCGCGTGCAGGTCCGGGACACCAACGGCCTGGCCAGCGACTTCTCCGAGGAAGTATCCACGGTGGTCAACTAAACCACCCATCAAGCCCCAGCCCACCTTACGTAGGGCGGACCTTCAGGTCCGCCGTCAAAAGACATGCAAGCCGAGGCGGCCCATCGAGGCCGAATCGGCGGACGTAAACGTCCGCCCTACGGTCCCGTGGGACCGACGTCCGCTCCTCCCCCTCCAAAAACCCGTTGGCCTCAAACTGTGAACTACGTCACACTAGAGGCATCTAACCCGTCCGAGTCACACAAAAATCCGACCGGGCGGCACAGGGTGCGGTCGGGGCTTGTCTACGCCTCCCAATGGCAGGATGATGAACAATCGGTGATGGCTGCAGGGCCATGACAAGCCGCTGGCGCAACGAGCATTTCTGACAGGGAGTACGACGATGGGGTGGGTACAACGCGCGATGCTTCTGCTGGCCGTGCTGGCGGCGGCAATCCTGGCCGGCTGTGGCAGCACCGGCACCCCGATCGAGGACATGGACCGCCCCGAGATGGGCGACTACGTCATCGGCCCAGGGGACGCACTGCAGATCCACGTCCGGGACAACCCGGACCTCTCCGTGAGCCTCCCGGTACGTCCGGACGGAAAAGTGTCCGTGCCCATGGTGCGCGACGTCAGAGCTGCCGGAAAAACCACGTCGGAGCTGGCAGACACCCTGGAAGAACAGCTCTCCGAGTTCATCCGGGACCCCATGGTCACGGTCATGGTCACGAGCTTCGTCGGCACCTACTCCGACCAGGTCCGCATCATCGGCCAGGCGGTGCAGCCCCAGGCCATTCCCTACCGGGAGGGCATGACGGTGCTGGACGCCATCATCCAGGTGGGCGGGCTCACCCAGTTCGCCGCCGGCAACAGAACCCAGCTCGTGCGCGGTACCGGGGAGGACGCCCAGAAATACCGAATTCGCCTGAATGATCTGCTCAACGACGGCGACGTGAGCCAGAACCGGCCCCTGCGGCCCGGCGATATCCTGGTGATCCCGGAGGCATTCTTCTGACGCCCGCCGGGCCCGCGGGCTGCGGCGGCGTATAACGCTCGATGAAAGACATTCTTCAAGGAAGACCGCTTCACCATGCATGAACTCTATCAATTCATCCTCGGCGAACTCCGCGGTGCCTGGCGCTTCCGCTGGTATGCCCTGGGTGTGGCCTGGCTCGTGGGCCTGGCCGGCGCCTTCGTCGTGCTCACCATGCCCGACGAATACCGGGTGGAGAGCCGCGTTCAAGTCAACACGGAATCCATGCTGCAGCCGCTGCTGGCGGATCTGGCCATTGAGCCCAACCTGCAGACGCGGCTCCAGGTGATGACGGCCACACTGCTCAGCCGCGAGAACCTGGAACGCATCGCCAACGAGAACGATCTGCTGGTCCGCGCCCGCACGGCGGCGGACGAGGATCGCATCATCCGCAACCTTGGCAACAGCATCAGCATCAACCAGGGCCGGCGTGACCAGGTTTACCGCATCTCCTACCAGTCCGATGACCCGAACCGCTCCCGGGGGGTGGTGCAGTCGGTGCTGGATCTGCTCATGGAAGAAGCGGCGGGCATGACCATGCAGGACGCCACCAGCGCCACGGAGTTCCTGGAGCGGCAGGTGGAAGACTACGAGCGCCGCCTGCAGCGGGCGGAGGAACGGCTCGCCGAGTTCAAGCGCGAGAACGTGGGCATGCTGCCGGACCAGGGTGGTCGTGATTACTACCAGCGCCTGCGCGCCACGGAAGACCAGCTCGAGCAACTCGAATCCCAGAAGCGCACCGCAGAGCGGCGCGTCAACAGCATCGAGGAACAGCTCACCGCCCTGCGCACCGGTCAGGAACAACCGGACCCGGCAGCCAACCCCCAGGTCCAGGCCCTGGATGAGCAGATCCGCGAGGACCGCGACCGGCTGGACGAACTCCTGCTGCGCTACACCGAGCAACACCCGGACGTCCGCAACCTGGAAGCGCAGATCGAGCGCCGGGAAGAGCGGCGCGAACAGCTCGTTGCCGAGGCCGGGGAAGGCAGCGAGAACCGCGCCATCGAGACCAACCCGGTGTTCCAGGAGCTGCAGATCCGCCTCAACGACTGGCAGGGCGAGATCGCCGCCCTGGAGAGCCAGATCGAAGAGCAGAGGGATCGCAAGGAACGGCTACTGAGTCAGGTGGACGAGATCACCGAGGTAGAGACTCGACTCAACGACCTCACCCGGAACTACAACGTCACGCGGGAACGCTACCAGACCCTGCTCGGGCGTCTGAGCACCGCGGAGATGACCGCGGAAGCGGACTCCGGGGGCGGCATGAACATGCGCCTGGTGGACCCGCCTCGTACGCCACAGGAGCCGGATGGCCCGCCACGCGACCTCTACATGGTGGCGCTGCTGCCGGTGTCCTTCGGCGTGGGTGGCGGCTTCGCGTTCCTGCTCCACCAGATTCGCCCGGTGTTCCAGCGCCGCGATATGCTCGCCGAGATCACCGGCCGCCCCGTCCTCGGCTCCGTCAGCCTGGTGATGACACGCCGGCAGAAGAGCATGAAGCTCGGCGCCATCACCGTCTTCGGCCTGGCTGCCATGACCCTGGTGGCCGCCGCCGCGGGTGCCGCCATGTTCGCGGATGGGGGTGCCGAGTACGCTCAGCAGTTGGCAAGGAGGTTGCCGTTTTGAGCACGATTGAACGGGCACTGAGCCGCAAGAAAAAGCGGGAACGCGACCAGCCTCACCAGGAGCGGGACGGCGCCGACGACAGCGGCGCCATGGGGCCGCCGAATGCGCCCCCCACCGGTGCGCCACCGACCAGCGACCGCAAGGACCTCATCGGTGTGGGCTTCGAGCCCCGCGGGCCGCTCCTGAAGGTGGACATCAACCAGCTTCGCCGGCAGAGCATGTACCCCACCGTGGCCATGGAAGACCGCATCGGCAACGAATACCGCCGCATCAAGCGGCCGCTGCTGGGCAACGCCACCGGCCGCGGCGTCATGCCGGTGGACCGCGGCAACCTCATCATGGTCACCAGCGCCATCCAGGGCGAGGGCAAGACGTTCACCTCCCTGAACCTGGCACTCAGCATCGCGCGGGATCCGGATTTCTCCGTCACACTGGTGGACGGCGACGTGGCCCGCGGCCACCTCACCCGCGTGCTGGGCGCCCAGAAGCACCACGGGCTGCTGGACCTGCTGGCCGATGAGAGCCTGAACCCCATGGATCTCATCATGCCCACCAACATCGAGTCCCTTTCCGTACTCACCGCCGGCAGCCGCCACGCGCTCAGCGAGGAGCTGCTCTCCAGCGAGCGCATGGGCCGGCTGGTGTCGCAACTAGCGGATCCGACGCCGCGACACATCATCCTGTTCGATTCCCCGCCCGTTCTGGCGGCGCCGGACGCGGTCACCCTCTCCCACCACATGGGCCAGGTGGTGGTGGTGGTTAAGTCCTCGTCCACCCTGCGCCACCAGGTCACCACGGCCTTGGATCAGCTGGACCCTGACAAGGCCATCAACATGGTGCTGAACCAGGCCCTGGGGGGCATGGGTGGCGACGATTACGGCGGCTACTACGGCTACGGCGACAACGAAAACTAAAGGATCCGGAGTGGCATGGGCGCCAGCGCAGCAAACAGGAGCAAGGTCTGCCGTTACGCGGCCGCCTCGGTGGCCGCCGCCGGCCTTGTCCTGGCGCTGACACAACCGGCATACACCCAGGCCCGCACCGAACTCCAGGGCGCGCTCGCCGGGGAACAGGACGTCCCCCAGACCCTGGCCGGCTGCAGCCTGCCGCTCCCCGGCGGACGGGACCGCGACAGCGGCCTCGCCGGCCAGTACATCAGTGATCGCCAGGGCCAGCCCTACCTGTTCGCCCCGTCACTCACCGCCCGGCAGACCTACAGCGACAACGTCACCCTGGCCCCGGAGGGCGAGGAAGAGTCCGACCACATCAGCCAGCTCATCCCGGCGTTCAGCTTCTGCCAGATTCGCCAACGCACGCGCACGCAGGTGGACTACCAGGCCCAGCTCCTCCACTACTGGGAGGACTCGGACCGCAACGACGTCTACCATTACGCCAATGTGGACAACACGACGACGCTGATGCAGGACTTCCTGTTCCTCGACCTGGGCGCCCGCTACGACCAGCAGCCCACAACCATCAGCGGCGTGCTCACCGGCGACAACGAACTGGTCACCGGGGACCGACAGGACACCACCACCCTGCGCGCCAGCCCCTACGCGTTCCAGAGCCTCGGCCCCGTTGGCGACTCGGTGACCCGCTACGAATTCCGGCGCACCATGTA
The DNA window shown above is from Aquisalimonas sp. 2447 and carries:
- a CDS encoding XrtA/PEP-CTERM system exopolysaccharide export protein, translating into MGWVQRAMLLLAVLAAAILAGCGSTGTPIEDMDRPEMGDYVIGPGDALQIHVRDNPDLSVSLPVRPDGKVSVPMVRDVRAAGKTTSELADTLEEQLSEFIRDPMVTVMVTSFVGTYSDQVRIIGQAVQPQAIPYREGMTVLDAIIQVGGLTQFAAGNRTQLVRGTGEDAQKYRIRLNDLLNDGDVSQNRPLRPGDILVIPEAFF
- a CDS encoding fibronectin type III domain-containing protein: MNRRLLALLVLALAVLLAGCIEDSDSSDSESLIGDGSGNGTDTSGEVTLSWEPPATREDGEEFSPSEVDRYIVQYRSEDGEFQTVDSPPEIRDTSVAINTLTPGEKYYFRVQVRDTNGLASDFSEEVSTVVN
- a CDS encoding XrtA system polysaccharide chain length determinant; protein product: MHELYQFILGELRGAWRFRWYALGVAWLVGLAGAFVVLTMPDEYRVESRVQVNTESMLQPLLADLAIEPNLQTRLQVMTATLLSRENLERIANENDLLVRARTAADEDRIIRNLGNSISINQGRRDQVYRISYQSDDPNRSRGVVQSVLDLLMEEAAGMTMQDATSATEFLERQVEDYERRLQRAEERLAEFKRENVGMLPDQGGRDYYQRLRATEDQLEQLESQKRTAERRVNSIEEQLTALRTGQEQPDPAANPQVQALDEQIREDRDRLDELLLRYTEQHPDVRNLEAQIERREERREQLVAEAGEGSENRAIETNPVFQELQIRLNDWQGEIAALESQIEEQRDRKERLLSQVDEITEVETRLNDLTRNYNVTRERYQTLLGRLSTAEMTAEADSGGGMNMRLVDPPRTPQEPDGPPRDLYMVALLPVSFGVGGGFAFLLHQIRPVFQRRDMLAEITGRPVLGSVSLVMTRRQKSMKLGAITVFGLAAMTLVAAAAGAAMFADGGAEYAQQLARRLPF
- a CDS encoding XrtA/PEP-CTERM system-associated ATPase; protein product: MYEEFYNLTGKPFQLSPDPSFFFGSRGHKRAMAYLEYGVEQAEGFIVITGEVGAGKTTLVRNLFEGLNRNEVIAAQLVSTQLEADDMLRAVCSAFGLEFRGNKAERLLALESFLLECQRKGKRCLLVVDEAQNLPPAAVEELRMLSNFQTSSGSLLQSFLVGQPEFRSTLQSPSMRQLRQRVIATYHLGPLDEEETRDYIKHRLQRVGWQNDPEFSNEAFEALHEYAGGVPRRINTVCDRLLLMAFLEELHFIDSDTVQEVINELDQDFGVRGDEDDTALQTTVNEGGQGSSGVMDDETASNIHARIEKLGARVSRLERYVVYTSKLSRQILTHVNKKKTD